In Alphaproteobacteria bacterium, the genomic window GGCATTGAATTGACACCCTACAACCCGGCNNNNNNNNNNGCGATGTGCTGAAAAAGCTGGCTGAATAATGGCAGAGCCTGTTTGGATATTACCAGAGATTGTGATTGCCATTCATCATCGCCAGATTGCAGAACATGGCGGTGCAGACGGAATAAGGGATGCAGCCTTGCTTGAATCTGCTCTACACAAGCCAAAGCAATGCTACGCCTATGAAAACCCCAAACCGGATCTGGCTAAGCTTGCAGCCTCCTATGCCTACGGCATCGCACTCAACCATCCATTCATTGACGGTAATAAACGCGTCGCGTTTGTTACATGCAGGCTTTTTCTGAAACTGAATGGCGCCGATATTACTGCTTCGCCGAAACAAAAGTTTCAGACATTCATAAAACTAGCCGCCGGCGAATTGTCAGAAGCAGGTCTAACAAACTGGATTAGCCAGCACATTTCTTGAAAACCTCACTTCTCTATCAGACCACATAGTTACGACTATGTGGTTTTTACTTGTGAAAAACCCAACCATAATCATTAGCATCTGAGTCCAAAAATGCCCCATTATGCTCACCATAAATCGCTAAATTCTGAGCCGTGCGGTCTGGGGAAATTTGCGGTTTGAGTCTTGACGGCAGAAACCCGCCATAAATGGCTCGGAATCGGCTATGACTAAGGATCACAAGCACATTGGCTAGCGCGCAATGGCGCACACAGCGCGACTCTTAGCGGCAGTTAAGTTATTGTTATGCAAGAATAAAAAGTGATGGTGGTGTAGCGCCGCGAATGTCAGAACTAGACTCTAAATTCCCTGTTAACCCCTTTTTTACAGGGAGTTTTGTCAACTATACAGGGAAATCAGCACTTTGCATACTCTCCAACCAAGAACATAGCTGCATCACAGCGGCATTTCCCAAAACCACATAACAGGGAGTTATCAGGGAAATTAGCTGCTAGAAAATAAACCCGCTATC contains:
- a CDS encoding type II toxin-antitoxin system death-on-curing family toxin; protein product: MAEPVWILPEIVIAIHHRQIAEHGGADGIRDAALLESALHKPKQCYAYENPKPDLAKLAASYAYGIALNHPFIDGNKRVAFVTCRLFLKLNGADITASPKQKFQTFIKLAAGELSEAGLTNWISQHIS